A part of Caretta caretta isolate rCarCar2 chromosome 1, rCarCar1.hap1, whole genome shotgun sequence genomic DNA contains:
- the SLC5A3 gene encoding sodium/myo-inositol cotransporter — protein sequence MRASLETADIAIVTLYFVLVLCIGFFAMWKYNRSTVSGYFLAGRSMTWIAIGASLFVSNIGSEHFIGLAGSGAASGFAVGAWEFNALMLLQLLGWVFIPVYVRSGVYTMPEYLSKRFGGHRIQIYFAALSLILYIFTKLSVDLYSGALFIQESLGWNLYLSVILLIGMTALLTVTGGLVAVIYTDTLQALLMIIGALTLMIISMKEVGGFEEVKRRYMLATPNITSILLTYNLSNTNFCHVHPKPDALKMLREPTDEDIPWPGFLFGQTPASVWYWCADQVIVQRVLAAKNIAHAKGSTLMAGFLKLLPMFIIVIPGMISRILFADDIACISPEHCMQVCGSRAGCSNIAYPRLVMKLVPVGLRGLMMAVMIAALMSDLDSIFNSASTIFTLDVYKLIRKSAPSRELMIVGRVFVAFMVIISIAWVPIIVEMQGGQMYLYIQEVADYLTPPVAALFLLGIFWKRCNEQGAFYGGMVGFVLGSIRLILAFIYRVPECNQPDTRPGFIKNIHYMYIATALFWITGIVTITVSLFTPPPTKEQIRTTTFWSLKIRSVKENASKEDPYKVQEKTVLKCNENANHILPNGKSEENIKNIKPEDINLLVTCREDSNPVISVSHSEVETPVDCYSNGQVALMGEKKREEETDDRDKHWKFIDWFCGFRSRNMNERAIQDTEEETLCLQMLEETPKVKLLLNIGLFCVCSLGIFMFVYFSL from the coding sequence atgaGGGCTTCTTTGGAAACAGCAGACATTGCCATTGTGACACTGTACTTTGTGCTTGTACTGTGCATAGGCTTTTTTGCCATGTGGAAATACAATCGAAGCACCGTAAGTGGCTACTTCTTGGCAGGCCGTTCTATGACATGGATAGCTATTGGTGCATCCTTATTTGTGAGCAATATTGGGAGTGAACACTTCATTGGGCTCGCAGGATCTGGAGCAGCAAGTGGATTTGCAGTAGGTGCATGGGAGTTCAACGCCTTAATGCTTTTACAGCTTTTAGGATGGGTCTTCATCCCAGTCTACGTACGGTCAGGAGTATATACCATGCCTGAATACTTGTCCAAACGTTTTGGAGGACATAGAATTCAAATATATTTTGCGGCGTTGTCTTTGATTCTTTATATCTTCACCAAACTTTCTGTTGACTTGTATTCAGGTGCACTCTTTATTCAAGAATCTCTAGGTTGGAACCTTTATTTGTCAGTTATCCTGCTTATTGGAATGACTGCTTTGTTGACTGTGACTGGAGGTCTTGTGGCGGTCATCTACACGGACACTCTTCAAGCTCTGCTTATGATTATTGGTGCCCTCACACTCATGATCATAAGTATGAAGGAGGTTGGTGGGTTTGAAGAAGTTAAAAGAAGGTATATGTTGGCAACACCAAATATTACGTCAATCTTGTTAACCTACAATCTTTCCAATACCAACTTTTGTCATGTCCATCCAAAGCCTGATGCTCTTAAAATGTTGCGTGAGCCAACAGATGAAGATATTCCCTGGCCTGGATTTCTGTTTGGGCAGACCCCGGCTTCTGTATGGTACTGGTGTGCTGACCAAGTCATAGTTCAGAGGGTTTTAGCTGCAAAAAATATTGCTCATGCCAAAGGATCCACACTAATGGCAGGCTTTTTAAAGCTGTTGCCTATGTTTATTATAGTTATCCCAGGGATGATTTCACGTATactgtttgcagatgacattgcCTGTATCAGTCCCGAACACTGCATGCAAGTCTGTGGAAGCAGAGCTGGATGCTCTAACATTGCCTATCCACGTTTGGTGATGAAACTTGTACCAGTTGGTCTGCGGGGACTTATGATGGCTGTAATGATTGCTGCACTAATGAGTGACTTGGACTCAATATTTAACAGTGCCAGCACTATTTTTACACTTGATGTCTACAAACTCATACGCAAGAGTGCCCCATCTAGAGAACTAATGATTGTAGGAAGAGTGTTTGTCGCTTTCATGGTAATTATAAGCATTGCCTGGGTTCCAATAATCGTGGAAATGCAAGGAGGCCAGATGTATCTCTATATACAAGAGGTAGCAGATTATTTGACTCCACCAGTGGCTGCACTGTTTCTATTGGGTATTTTTTGGAAGCGTTGCAACGAACAAGGGGCATTCTATGGTGGAATGGTTGGGTTTGTTCTTGGGTCTATAAGGCTGATATTGGCGTTTATTTATCGTGTCCCTGAGTGTAACCAGCCTGATACTAGGCCAGGCTTCATCAAAAATATCCATTATATGTATATTGCTACTGCTCTGTTTTGGATCACTGGAATTGTGACTATTACAGTAAGCCTCTTTACACCACCACCAACAAAGGAACAGATTCGAACAACCACTTTCTGGTCTCTAAAAATCAGGTCTGTAAAAGAAAATGCTTCAAAAGAGGATCCATATAAGGTACAAGAAAAAACCGTCTTGAAATGTAATGAAAATGCCAATCATATCTTGCCAAATGGTAAATctgaagaaaatattaaaaatattaagccTGAGGATATAAATCTTCTAGTCACTTGCAGAGAAGACAGCAACCCAGTGATTTCTGTAAGTCACTCTGAAGTTGAAACACCAGTTGATTGTTATTCAAATGGACAGGTGGCTCTCATGGGTGAGAAAAAGCGTGAGGAAGAGACTGATGATCGAGATAAACATTGGAAATTCATAGATTGGTTCTGTGGCTTTAGAAGTAGAAACATGAATGAAAGAGCCATCCAAGATACGGAGGAAGAGACTCTCTGTTTACAAATGTTGGAAGAGACTCCAAAAGTTAAACTATTACTAAATATTGGACTGTTCTGTGTCTGTTCACTTGGAATATTCATGTTTGTCTATTTCTCTTTGTGA